The Vallitalea okinawensis region CCAGCACCATCTGCTTGAAAACGTTCCGATATTAACTGAAATAATGGGTTCATTGGTCTAAGTAAATACTTATCAAATTCCCCTCTTACAATGACATGACCAGCTAAAAGCCATATGTAGTCCATAAACATATGATCTATGCCTCTAGGTATTTGGGCAAATCCATAAATTAATATTAATTCATAAAATGACCACCCCTTTAGATCAGGAATCTGACTGAACAACAGGTAAATAAAAGCAATCCCTGATGCTTGTATTAAAAAGAAGGCTAAAAAACCAATGATGAAATCTGCTTTAGATTGCATAATAATCTTTATATATTGACTTATAAACATACCGTATAACTTCAAATAACGTCTCATGGCTTACCCCCCTAATATTGTCAATCTTTTAATAGCTTTTTTCCATAACACATGACTTAATGCAAACAAAATAATTACCCATACAAATTGGATTAACAGTGCTTTATACATCTCATCACCTTGATACTTACCTAAATAAATCATGACAGGTGTATAAACCAAAGCACCAAAGGGTAGCCAATTAAAAACAGCTAGTAACTTAGGTGGAAAAAATGCTAGAGGTATGACTTCTCCTGAGAAAAATTTCATAATGGCTTCTTTAGCCATGACAAAACCAAATAAATACTCCACATAGAAAGCTGCCAAACCAAAGCAATAATTGATTGTATAGGATATTAATATGCTCATTACACAACTTAGTAAAAAGAATAACAGTCGATCCATATGAATCACATTACCATTACCAAAATAGTCGTAAAGCGTATAAACAATCCATATTGGAAAGGATACAAATATAAAATTGCTAATTGTTTCTCCAACACCTTTAGCATATTGTCGCATTTGATAGCTAACTGGCTTGATGAGATTCATGGCGATATCACCAGATCTCACCTCAGAGCCAATTCTCCAATGGATATCATTGACGATGAGTATCCCAGTAATCGTACTAAGAAATACATATGTAATCATTTCATTATAAGCAAATCCATTTATAACCGAGCTCGTTGAACTTTCAAAGACCGCCCTCCAAATATAGAGCAAGACAACCGTTTGCAAAGACTCGCCAAAAACATAGATATAAAAGTTAATTCTGTATGCCATAAATTCTTGAATGACACCTTTTACAAAGGGCCAATAAATTTTTATCTTTCTCATT contains the following coding sequences:
- a CDS encoding ABC transporter permease → MRKIKIYWPFVKGVIQEFMAYRINFYIYVFGESLQTVVLLYIWRAVFESSTSSVINGFAYNEMITYVFLSTITGILIVNDIHWRIGSEVRSGDIAMNLIKPVSYQMRQYAKGVGETISNFIFVSFPIWIVYTLYDYFGNGNVIHMDRLLFFLLSCVMSILISYTINYCFGLAAFYVEYLFGFVMAKEAIMKFFSGEVIPLAFFPPKLLAVFNWLPFGALVYTPVMIYLGKYQGDEMYKALLIQFVWVIILFALSHVLWKKAIKRLTILGG